One window of the Candidatus Bathyarchaeia archaeon genome contains the following:
- a CDS encoding methylenetetrahydrofolate reductase translates to MVQAFSDLMKNILDGRFVYTGELEPHKSIDLSEVISWAKTLKETGRVVAANVTDNPKSVGAISSLVASYIIQRETGLEMIYQLRCSDRNRLALVSDLLGAAALGIRNVLALTGDHTRQGDMPTAMPVYDLDGTQLVDLIHRMVYEGKDIDGNEIHGPRPQFNIGAAANPNFKPLEVEVLKIERKAEVGAEFFQTQVVFDVNVALDFLDAVKHIDAAFLIGIFPPRSYGQAEYFAKHVPGVQVPAEFLENLKKISEIPDRKERRKKIDEYNIEYFSDFIRAVRKKAPCRGIHIMAVGYPEVVGPLIESVEGM, encoded by the coding sequence ATGGTTCAAGCGTTCTCTGATCTAATGAAGAATATACTTGATGGGAGATTCGTGTATACTGGGGAACTGGAGCCCCACAAGTCAATAGATCTATCCGAAGTCATCTCTTGGGCGAAAACATTGAAGGAGACCGGAAGAGTAGTTGCGGCGAATGTTACGGATAATCCGAAGAGCGTAGGAGCCATAAGCAGCCTCGTCGCAAGCTATATAATCCAGAGGGAAACAGGGCTAGAGATGATATATCAACTCAGATGCAGCGATAGAAACCGCTTAGCGCTAGTTTCAGACTTGTTGGGCGCTGCAGCTTTAGGCATAAGAAACGTTTTAGCGCTGACCGGCGATCATACTAGGCAAGGCGATATGCCGACAGCTATGCCGGTATACGATTTAGATGGAACACAGCTTGTAGATTTAATACATAGGATGGTCTACGAGGGGAAGGATATCGATGGAAATGAAATTCATGGGCCACGCCCACAGTTCAATATCGGAGCGGCGGCTAACCCAAATTTTAAGCCGCTGGAAGTCGAGGTACTGAAGATTGAGCGAAAAGCTGAAGTTGGGGCGGAATTCTTCCAGACACAGGTCGTCTTTGATGTTAATGTGGCGCTAGACTTCCTAGATGCCGTTAAGCACATAGATGCCGCGTTTCTTATAGGAATATTTCCGCCAAGATCATATGGTCAAGCCGAATACTTCGCTAAGCATGTTCCCGGAGTTCAGGTTCCAGCCGAGTTTCTAGAGAACCTCAAAAAGATCTCTGAGATACCTGACAGAAAAGAGCGAAGAAAGAAAATTGACGAGTATAACATAGAATATTTCTCCGACTTTATAAGGGCCGTGAGAAAGAAGGCTCCCTGTAGGGGCATACATATAATGGCTGTGGGTTACCCCGAGGTCGTCGGCCCGCTAATCGAGAGCGTTGAAGGCATGTAG